In Juglans microcarpa x Juglans regia isolate MS1-56 chromosome 8D, Jm3101_v1.0, whole genome shotgun sequence, the following are encoded in one genomic region:
- the LOC121242993 gene encoding uncharacterized protein LOC121242993, with the protein MTAALPLHRLSALSSSRSCHHPHHTTTLNCLSSFPPNSKQALFPKPRDHQPFRIHISRRDAASLSFLALVPFFSPVAPPASAFSIGISGPKDWLKEQKRKASKFLLAPIDASRESLRSAYLLLTAVGSEYTNEDLEKVQGLLRSAARDCVPQDRNSIVSFQASTGVEVCTFRLVVKNAASLLDNKDPVKLEAEAILSDLIRSFTSLNGLAGEADIQVASNRQNVAAALMDTISCLDKFEQGIKECLEV; encoded by the exons ATGACAGCAGCATTGCCTCTGCACCGACTCTCCGCCTTATCATCATCTCGAAGCTGCCATCATCCTCATCATACCACCACTCTCAACTGCCTCTCTTCCTTCCCTCCAAATTCAAAACAAGCTCTCTTTCCTAAACCCCGAGATCATCAACCTTTCCGAATCCATATCTCTCGCAGAGACGCTGCTTCCCTCTCCTTCCTTGCTCTAGTGCCTTTCTTCTCTCCGGTCGCGCCCCCTGCATCTGCCTTCTCCATCGGCATTT CAGGACCGAAGGATTGGTTGAAAGAGCAAAAGAGGAAGGCTTCCAAATTCCTTTTGGCCCCTATTGACGCCTCAAGAGAAAGCCTTCGCTCTGCCTATCTCTTACTCA CGGCTGTGGGTTCTGAATATACCAATGAGGACTTAGAGAAAGTTCAAGGGCTGTTGCGGTCGGCCGCCAGGGATTGCGTTCCACAGGATAGGAATTCTATTGTTAGCTTTCAAGCCAGCACGGGAGTCGAG GTTTGTACATTCCGATTGGTTGTGAAAAATGCAGCCTCACTGCTTGATAACAAAGATCCTGTGAAGCTGGAGGCTGAAGCTATACTGAGTGATCTTATAAG ATCTTTCACTTCGCTGAATGGTCTAGCAGGTGAAGCGGATATTCAAGTTGCTTCCAATAG ACAAAACGTAGCAGCTGCACTCATGGATACAATATCTTGTCTTGACAAGTTTGAGCAGGGTATTAAAGAATGCCTTGAAGTTTGA